The Stomoxys calcitrans chromosome 3, idStoCalc2.1, whole genome shotgun sequence genome includes a region encoding these proteins:
- the LOC106081726 gene encoding uncharacterized protein LOC106081726, with amino-acid sequence MSVLRTMILLALGATMTLAQRRLALPDPRSCANRVRHASYRDARGVSHSYFFSWEHAPTRSLEVDWLDARNICRRHCMDAVSLETPQENEFIKQRIARGNVRYIWTSGRKCNFAGCDRPDLQPPNENGWFWSGSGAKIGPTSQRNTGDWSSTGGYNQPQPDNREAAQGNDESCLSILNNFYNDGLKWHDVACHHLKPFVCEDSDELLNFVRSRNPGLRL; translated from the exons ATGTCGGTGCTACGTACCATGATTTTGTTGGCTTTGGGTGCCACCATGACTTTGGCTCAAAGACGTTTAGCTTTACCGGATCCCAGGAGTTGTGCCAACC GAGTTCGACATGCCTCGTACCGTGATGCTCGTGGAGTCTCCCATTCATACTTCTTCAGTTGGGAACATGCTCCTACACGCAGTCTTGAAGTCGATTGGTTGGATGCCCGCAACATTTGCCGTCGCCACTGTATGGATGCCGTCTCTCTGGAGACACCGCAAGAGAATGAATTCATCAAACAACGCATAGCCCGCGGAAATGTACGTTACATTTGGACCTCGGGCCGTAAATGCAACTTTGCTGGCTGTGATCGTCCCGATTTGCAACCCCCCAATGAGAACGGTTGGTTCTGGTCTGGTTCGGGAGCCAAAATCGGACCCACCTCTCAACGCAACACTGGCGATTGGTCCTCCACCGGTGGCTACAATCAACCTCAGCCCGATAACCGTGAAGCGGCCCAGGGTAACGATGAATCTTGCCTCTCCATTTTGAATAATTTCTACAATGATGGTCTCAAATGGCACGATGTGGCCTGTCATCATCTCAAGCCATTCGTGTGTGAAGATTCTGATGAACTTTTGAATTTTGTACGCTCTCGCAATCCTGGTCTACGCCTTTAA